The DNA sequence CGCGGCCTTGGCCTTCTTGCTGTCCTTGGAGACGGCGAAGGTCGAGCCGCCGAGCATGCCGCTGGCAGGCTGTCCGTCCCAGGTCGGAACGGCGGCCGCGGCCCACTTGCCGCTGGTGTCGGGCACCGTGGACTTCAGTACGCCGCCGCCCCAGGCGGCTCCGAGGTAACCGGCGGTCCCGCCTTTCTGCAGCGAGGCCGTCCACTGCTGGCTGAACGACGGCTCGACCCGGACGAGGTCATCGCTGATCATCTTCTGCCAGTAGTCGGAGACCCGCTGGGTCTCCGCACCCTTGATGTCGATCTTCCAACTGTCATCGGCGCCCTTGAACCAGTGCGCTCCGGCCTGCCAGGACATCGCCTCGAAGACGCCCGGGTCGTCGGGGAAGAAGGTGCCGATGCGGGAGTTCGGGTCGGCCTTCTTCAGCTTCTCGGCGGCCGCACGGTACTCGTCCCAGGTCTTCGGCGGGGAGGTGATGCCGGCCTTGTCGAACAGGTCCTTGCGGTAGAAGAAGACCTGCGGGGCGGCGTCCAGCGGCAGCCCGTACGTGGCTCCGCCGAGCGTGGTCAGCTCGACGGACTGCGGGAGGTACTTGGCCTTCAGCTCGGAGGAGACGACCTTGGTGATGTCCTGGACGGCACCCTTGCTGACGAAGTCGGGCAGCTGAGCGTACTCGGTGTTGAAGACGTCGGGGGCGTTGCCCGCCTTCACCGCGTTGGAGATCTTGGCGTAGCCCCCGGCGTTGCCGGAGGGGATCGCCTCGAACTTCACCTGGACGTCCTTGTGCGAGGCGTTGAACGCGTCGACGACCTCCTGGGTTCCCTTGGCCCAGCCCCAGAAGGTGATGGTGACGGGCTTGCCGTCCTCGGCGGGGGCGGCGCTGTCCGTGCTGCTCCCGCAGGCGGCCAGCAGCGCCACGGAGACCGCGGCAGTGGTGAGGGTGGCGGCGGCACGCGTTCTGTGACGGCGCGAGGAGAAGGGAGTGGTGGGCATGCTCGACTCCTGGGGGAAGGACGGCGGTGTGCCGGAAGCGCCGATCGTCGGCAGTCGATCGTCGGCGGGGTGGGCCCATCCTGCGACCACCTCAGATCAGAGTCAAGACCCGATCGATCAAATGATCAGACGTGATCCCATTGTGATCACATGGACTCTGGGAGATCTTGCTGCCAGTGGATAGGGTCGGGAATCGGTTGAGCCCTCTTCAGATCATTCGGTCGGAAACGGCGGCCGATGGACCAGGCCGACCGCGATCGGATCCCCCCTCCCCCGGCCCAGGAGCACCGACATGCCCACGCTCGCGCTTCCCCCCGAAGACCGAACGCTCAGCCCCCACACCGGCTGGACCCGGGCCCACTGGGAGGCCGTGGCCGACGGCCTGCTCACTGCCGTCGAGCGGCACGCGGGCCCCGAGCACGCACTGATCAACCTCCCGGGTGAACGGCCCAGCGTGTCCGGCCGGCGCTCGGACGGCCTGGAGGGCTACGCACGCACCTTCCTGCTCGCCGCCTTCCGAGTGGCCGGAGCCGGTGGCGAGGATCCACACGGGCTGCTGCCGAAGTACGCCGCCGGCCTGGCCGCGGGCACCCGCACCCCGACCGCCGAGCGCGACCTCGCCGACGGGGACCTCGTCTCCTGGCCGGCGATCACCGACCGCTGCCAGGCACTGGTGGAGGCCGCTTCCATCGCCGTGGCGCTGCGCCTCACGCGCCGGTGGCTCTGGGACCGGATGGACGAGCCGACCCGCGCCCGCGTACGCGCCTGGCTGGCCCCCGCCCTGCGGGTCACCCACGTGGACAACAACTGGTGGCTCTTTCCCGCGATGGTCGGAGGCTTCCTCTCCGAGACCGGCGGCCCGGCCGGGTCGGTCCCGGACCCGGACGGCGCCGACCGGCGCGCTGTCGACCGTGGTCTGGAGAAGATCGAGCAGTGGTACCTCGGCGACGGCTGGTACACCGACGGCCGCCCCCGGGCGTTCGACCACTACAACGGCTGGGCCTTCCACTTCTACCCGGTCCTGCACGCCCACCTCGCCGACGACCGCCGCCTGCTCGACGTCTACGGCCCGCGGCTCGCCGCCCACCTCGACGGATACGCCCGCACCTTCGGCGCGGACGGCGCCCCCCTCCACCAGGGCCGTTCGCTCATCTACCGCTTCGCCGCGACCGCTCCCCTGTGGGCCGGGGCCCTCAGCGGTCACACACCGCTGTCCCCCGGCACCACCCGCCGCCTCGCCTCCGGCGCCCTGCGCTACTTCCTCGACCGCGGGGCCCTCGACGCCGACGGTCTGCTCACGCTCGGCTGGTCCGGGCCGTACGCACCGATGGTCCAGGAGTACTCGGGTCCTGCCTCGCCCTACTGGGCGAGCAAGGCGTTCGTAGGCCTCCTCCTGCCGGCCGACCACCCGGTGTGGACCGCCGTCGAGGAACCGGGCCCATCAGAGACCGCGGACGCCACCGTTGCCCTGCCCCGACCCGGCTGGCTGATCCAGTCCACCGCCGCCGACGGGCTCGTCCGGTTGCACAACCACGGCAGTGACGACCAGCCGGCCCACGAGGTACTGCCCGACAGCCCGCTCTACGCACGGCTCGCCTACTCCACCGCGACCGGGCCGGCCTTCGAAGGCCCCCCGGACAACCACTTCGGTCTGGTCGTCGCCGGCAAGTCGAGCGAGCGCGGTCGGATCCGGCCGCTCGGAACCGGCGACGGCTGGGCGGCATCAGCCCACCGCCCACGGCTCGGCGGCCTCGACCTGGACGGAGTCACCGTCACCTCTCTCGTCCTGGCCTCCGGCGCCGAGGAGGTCCACGTCCACCTAGTCGCCGGTGCCGAGCCCGGCACCGAGGTACGCCAGAGCGGCTGGGCGGCGGCCGGGAACCACGTGAACAGTACGTGCGACGGCCTCCTGGCCACGGCCACCGCCACCGGGCCGAGTGCCAATCTGACGTCCGCGCTCCAAGGCCTCCACGGCTTCACGGAGTCCAGCTGCCAGCCTGTCCCGACCGGCACCGCTTTCGGCACCGCAGCCGCGGTACCCGTGCTCGCCGGCCGTACGCCGGCGCACGGCCCCGCGCTCCTCGTCGCCACCGCACGGCTCTCCGGATCCGACCCGCGCTCCTTCCGGGTGCCGCACGTGAGCGTCGAGGGCCGGTCGGTGCGCGTGCTCTGGCCGGACGGCAGTGGACATCAGGCGCTCCTCGGGCCGGGCCGGGTCACCGTCAGCACCGTCACCCCGAAGGACTGACCATCGTGCGAATCGCACTCTCTACCCTCGGCCTGCCCGGTCGGCCGCTCGCCGAGGTCCTGCGGTTGGCCGCAGCTCACGGCTGGAGTGGGCTGGAACTGCGCTGCGCCCCCGGCGAACCGATCCACCCGGCGATGACCGGCGCCGAACGGAGGGCGGCCGCCCGGGCCATCGCCGCCGCGGGCATCACACCGGTCGCGCTGACCGGATACGCCGGCGTCGGGGCTCCGGGCGACGACCGCGAGCTCTTCGCCGAGGTCCGCGACCAGCTACTGCTGGCCACCGACCTCGGTGCCGCGCACCTGCGGGTGTTCCTGCGCGGCGGCGACCGGCCGACGGCCGAGGCCGACGCGAGGGCGGCCTTCCGCCTGGCCGCCCTAGCGGACACCGCCCACGCCCTCGGCGTGCGGATCCTGCTGGAGACCCACGACTCGCACCGGGGCGGACAGGATGTGGCCCGGGTGCTCGACCTGGTGGACCATCCGTCCGTCGGAGCGCTCTGGGACGTCCTGCACACCCACCTGGCAGGTGAGTCTCCCCCGGAGTCGTTCACCGCGTTGGCTCCGTACCTCGGCTACGTCCAGGTGAAGGACATCGCCGGTCCGGACGACCTCACCCCGCTGCCGCTCGGTGCCGGCATGCTGCCGCTCGACGCGTGCCTGAGCCTGCTGCCGGCCGGCTGCTGGGTGTCCTGGGAGTACGAGGCGCCGTGGTTCCCCTCGGCACCGCCGCTGCCGGGGCTCCTCGCGGCCGGGGCTCGCTTCCTCGCCTCGCGGGAGGGTTGACGGCTCCCCTCCCGGCCGCCCTCTGCCGTCGTCCCTGCGGGCCGAATCGCCCCCAGACAGGAAGCGTCCGCCTATTTCTCGGGTGAGTCGATCGAGAAATGATCAGCCTCCACGCAGGACCGAGCCCGTCCCCACGGCAGTCCACTTCACCCGCATCGGCCTCTGACCTGCTCTTCGATGCGTTCACGGCATGCGCAGCAGCTCCTGGTCC is a window from the Streptomyces sp. NBC_01244 genome containing:
- a CDS encoding ABC transporter substrate-binding protein, producing MPTTPFSSRRHRTRAAATLTTAAVSVALLAACGSSTDSAAPAEDGKPVTITFWGWAKGTQEVVDAFNASHKDVQVKFEAIPSGNAGGYAKISNAVKAGNAPDVFNTEYAQLPDFVSKGAVQDITKVVSSELKAKYLPQSVELTTLGGATYGLPLDAAPQVFFYRKDLFDKAGITSPPKTWDEYRAAAEKLKKADPNSRIGTFFPDDPGVFEAMSWQAGAHWFKGADDSWKIDIKGAETQRVSDYWQKMISDDLVRVEPSFSQQWTASLQKGGTAGYLGAAWGGGVLKSTVPDTSGKWAAAAVPTWDGQPASGMLGGSTFAVSKDSKKAKAAVEFASWATTTPEGIQARIASGTSSMFPASPALVPVAKAAFKTDFYGGQDIYSIFVDAGKSIKQGWEWGPAMGATNSAIKDSFGKLSQGGTIQTAVDAGQQATVAELNHRGLKVAE
- a CDS encoding DUF2264 domain-containing protein, whose protein sequence is MPTLALPPEDRTLSPHTGWTRAHWEAVADGLLTAVERHAGPEHALINLPGERPSVSGRRSDGLEGYARTFLLAAFRVAGAGGEDPHGLLPKYAAGLAAGTRTPTAERDLADGDLVSWPAITDRCQALVEAASIAVALRLTRRWLWDRMDEPTRARVRAWLAPALRVTHVDNNWWLFPAMVGGFLSETGGPAGSVPDPDGADRRAVDRGLEKIEQWYLGDGWYTDGRPRAFDHYNGWAFHFYPVLHAHLADDRRLLDVYGPRLAAHLDGYARTFGADGAPLHQGRSLIYRFAATAPLWAGALSGHTPLSPGTTRRLASGALRYFLDRGALDADGLLTLGWSGPYAPMVQEYSGPASPYWASKAFVGLLLPADHPVWTAVEEPGPSETADATVALPRPGWLIQSTAADGLVRLHNHGSDDQPAHEVLPDSPLYARLAYSTATGPAFEGPPDNHFGLVVAGKSSERGRIRPLGTGDGWAASAHRPRLGGLDLDGVTVTSLVLASGAEEVHVHLVAGAEPGTEVRQSGWAAAGNHVNSTCDGLLATATATGPSANLTSALQGLHGFTESSCQPVPTGTAFGTAAAVPVLAGRTPAHGPALLVATARLSGSDPRSFRVPHVSVEGRSVRVLWPDGSGHQALLGPGRVTVSTVTPKD
- a CDS encoding sugar phosphate isomerase/epimerase family protein; this translates as MRIALSTLGLPGRPLAEVLRLAAAHGWSGLELRCAPGEPIHPAMTGAERRAAARAIAAAGITPVALTGYAGVGAPGDDRELFAEVRDQLLLATDLGAAHLRVFLRGGDRPTAEADARAAFRLAALADTAHALGVRILLETHDSHRGGQDVARVLDLVDHPSVGALWDVLHTHLAGESPPESFTALAPYLGYVQVKDIAGPDDLTPLPLGAGMLPLDACLSLLPAGCWVSWEYEAPWFPSAPPLPGLLAAGARFLASREG